One part of the Lytechinus pictus isolate F3 Inbred chromosome 3, Lp3.0, whole genome shotgun sequence genome encodes these proteins:
- the LOC129256181 gene encoding ankyrin repeat and SOCS box protein 13-like, translated as MAMFTVSYGGLDDKLSDRQMAKERSQMHFAASQGQLMVLHSLIKEGASVNKKTSMGYTPLHDACWTNHSYCASHLLKAGAEVDAMSSDGKTPLSLASSVGSKDCVKLLLDWKAKVNVEDESCPSPLHAAAVAGHHECVDLLIDEGGNVNGKNPYYGTPLHSACGKSSKECSSSLISSGANINALRKRDLQTPLHVAATVNCDQLVHLLVCNGADIHARDKQSKKPIDLVDKESSAHTLLQTFMTNPESLISLCRNQIRTSLGPSAPQNQVKDLDLPQPLKEYITYTEKPSSF; from the exons aTGGCTATGTTCACTGTGTCATATGGTGGTTTAGATGATAAATTAAGTG ATCGTCAAATGGCAAAGGAGAGATCTCAGATGCACTTTGCAGCAAGTCAGGGTCAGCTGATGGTACTTCATAGTCTGATTAAAGAAGGAGCCAGTGTGAACAAGAAGACTAGTATGGGATACACCCCTCTCCATGATGCATGTTGGACCAACCATTCATATTGTGCATCTCATCTACTAAAGGCTGGAGCAGAG GTTGATGCAATGAGTTCCGATGGGAAGACTCCCTTGTCATTAGCAAGTAGTGTTGGAAGCAAAGATTGTGTGAAATTACTCTTGGATTGGAAGGCAAAAGTCAATGTTGAAGATGAATCTTGTCCTTCACCATTGCATGCAGCTGCAGTAGCAG GTCATCATGAATGTGTGGACCTACTAATTGATGAAGGGGGGAATGTAAATGGTAAAAATCCTTACTATGGGACACCTCTCCATTCAGCATGTGGGAAGTCAAGCAAAGAATGTTCTTCTTCATTAATATCATCAG GTGCGAATATAAATGCATTGAGAAAGAGAGACCTTCAGACTCCTCTCCATGTTGCTGCTACAGTGAATTGTGATCAACTAGTGCATTTATTAGTATGTAATGGAGCTGACATCCATGCAAGAGACAAGCAATCTAAGAAGCCTATTGACCTTGTAGACAAAGAGTCCAGTGCACATACATTATTACAGACATTTATGA CAAACCCAGAAAGCCTAATAAGTTTATGCAGAAATCAGATTCGCACTTCTCTTGGCCCGTCTGCCCCACAGAATCAAGTAAAGGATTTGGACCTCCCTCAGCCTCtcaaagaatacatcacttaCACAGAGAAGCCATCTTCATTCTAG